The following are encoded together in the Bactrocera neohumeralis isolate Rockhampton chromosome 6, APGP_CSIRO_Bneo_wtdbg2-racon-allhic-juicebox.fasta_v2, whole genome shotgun sequence genome:
- the LOC126763383 gene encoding uncharacterized protein LOC126763383 isoform X6, with translation MNPRRSASVGALPAEKRHFVSRNESTSGASLDVRCACQYFQCDSLLPDRVNPATDSRPTSTMGFHSDVGSERGQLHSPNPFQHANLGSAIQMDQLSTRSYNIGSNMHVDIDRLSMRSVGAQHTLNQSTTQVDISFVDKYPELEEVARSRGLVVRSISDAQENEMPGVPTTFMAGQRGRQMSLSRRMSSGGMRDPETWSTRSVTSLRRISRSPSKSDLFVADINIPTTRTETRFEMRSASTSRRTSNVDLSHFASHRGTPALLLASVPTSPTGDISNGFSLTSAPQLQQQQAPKLTAPQLNLIAPTPTPNTDAADMRPDFERATASRQRSPSPSATDYRIAKPPVSTDYMRPEENKENMYYAAMGGVMPQNRPIDVSKFSAYEDESTVELPALAVTKPATTTWRPFTRARSPKPAPVVAPPTATTTDPLQEVVSELENIAATRNVEDVYDNIRMQTTRPPSLTGDEVHPPSLHPTEETSIQIVSAIPTVDIDRLVQSETQKAVEARLRSKSPPPPSASKRAQSPLNGMDTLQLPGAADATNFSSDQTRTASKPTPLKRQRTPERNMSPDGRKKPMPSSQPLEAQTIEFHFTDLNTEVPLQDAPPEVKPTYTSRFKSMFTSNKHPAEASQVVEPIFTSERQKSPSPLRQTSPTPQREKSPSPVPAKLMGMFTKSKPTPMSIVSGNSAVVTKPPQKELMSVKVTETFSLKVDEMDQYNARPSKPPPSSVQPTPPITAYSSREDFLNSEQVSVNITDAFAPVVIPAMSREQFMAGNRSFYSSEIDAQSRRSESELNRGSKEPSIGGLSGSHFHIPKGTLISVPINIGAGSSGDLGQQSSSADASQRSLPPRPRPPSADGRVVKSKLVRKSSFMDGRTQSQDRAQKLHGSHEDLYSTRMTKTVSFNFDERKSRLSEFESSNLSQQQKDKSEFLERTYFSRDHEYEPIAAPAEDEQAAAPQTQTEKSDLARNIEKLHEEIKDTEDFQRDLEERYFSSEATTPRTESRTDYEIHTSQVDSSALEELPLKPENRKKGFMASAQDRTRKMQAGLKNQAGKIKTKLRTPAKKPASSSPKAKERKRFKAPEFSKIKMPEIKRPDMSKLKDFKRPEFTKFNKPDMSKFKLPEKFTTLKLKRSKSFKENETQDEEMEVATQQTDAEPRAQPQKKKFEFNFGTYPRAFRKKKPVETQASLGTDTDTAGVSVIPSTETQPSQESSNSPQGDRGPGPVRSRWADKFSDVSYNDSEGSRYRRYGSEQESFDRESSLERRMKDDLEETESEVQEMGILGGVADTKQFAEFDEENRAIHEISKMRAGEFRRRPMVHQDSDLRSEDSKDVEGWTEKEIEKNKLLRKAELEAEASYLKYPSDDVLPQETQSTASSGKKVVMEEIDDDEFFLRKRGVSEDNIELRQYISNAIREGYDRPINTLEHVGQTRESMEYRDYDIPPPKPKRLHKSYRPQDVSQDLESQRSEYGDDLSMSQNGSDYFNTPKRPLRKGRSRSKYSMDSQDFPVAEHIRHEPYFDDDEEYLRPPRNSYKDHEDEVEMNDLDIVGKQVFPAEPEGVNDGVPAPQAPRRRKRDTTRDNSLDKDSYMNGFGGRSVSNSRLQPTDDVIVYRTEHEYPIPLAETEKFAPALETRKSRATSRYDEDDRTSRGADSLGYDDHEETQADRESNVDKDKYIIDMMENDGYAIVRKEQLPKPTPPARRKKFSRSPGERFASISSGSAKSSTPPPERPPPPRAYTPSTMEEPVPPRRKSATSLEVAPQILEDDYEEPEALQQERPESPRDLQSGEIINKMKFRPLPPPPRPPREKRQRAESKSSAHSAFVSLHERDFADDKIATSSTADSYDPTDVDLEEEETRLPEVEVSTQTDPLPDDFECEEFEITEDMRIIEPRINNLRKTLDELLREEELKIKAAEEAAAAPLTEEEQLTRGLQRFRDANQRSMSERSRASSQADRSKSQSRPPTPSAVVIERRISTPIPSQQAETMLEASLIVRPIDDLDLEEEALRREGLLTDSEQQSKSDVEATTSHDEEEESKHAISEYSVGPSSEELNAALDELRAQADSNYEDEKEEAELSEYASEYEKRAEEGTLGRSSYDRYIADETSGKEDEEELELDVAEMKEELLQDIQTDSERYEASTIADDDEQKMSEIEEAPTEEEDAQKISEIDEAPTEEEDNVAPTTAEEVTPTLVQEKHFTYEDKAESLVEIRDTTDAAAVVTEDREEATAFEEPPLPPPRRKSTTALELPPTLALVEETSKELTPVPTLAAAPLAQAQPQLPAHLGELEVERLRVHALQAGQIMVSQLHGAQISADELECKSGNLIVKNIALPDGFIEDIVERVRTTDRSQLLTVETQTSLQASSEERSPAREVVPPPKPPRQRDLEGSKRTAADTSDEIALQQLRNYDEETQTDPLAYPTHMNVPPPVYATTEYLQSLPPLGFYNLRRADEPPYSGSADGNEANAQQRRQQPHHHHHHHHRHHRRCDSSCSECEDYDDLGEREETRSRSHSRRSRSSTRPPNEPQTVAKAGKQFMSACSLSLVQLLNRVTAAIRGAEADKNVEGQVHHIPTLLALFVVISFTLVVYMLAGRSVHTHHWDFFNPPGSGARQS, from the exons ATGAACCCGCGACGTTCGGCCTCGGTTGGTGCATTACCGGCCGAGAAGCGGCATTTTGTGTCGCGCAACGAAAGCACCAGTGGAGCTTCGCTCGATGTACGCTGCGCTTGTCAGTACTTTCAATGTGACTCGCTGCTACCCGATCGCGTGAATCCCGCCACTGACTCACGACCCACTTCGACTATGGGCTTCCACAGTGATGTGGGCAGCGAACGCGGCCAACTGCATTCGCCCAATCCATTTCAGCACGCTAATTTGGGTTCCGCAATACAGATGGATCAGCTGTCCACACGTAGCTATAATATCGGCAGTAATATGCATGTGGACATTGATCGACTGTCTATGCGTAGCGTGGGCGCACAGCATACGCTCAACCAGAGTACAACGCAGGTGGATATCTCATTCGTAGATAAATATCCGGAATTGGAGGAGGTGGCGCGTTCGCGTGGTTTGGTGGTGCGTAGCATTTCCGATGCTCAGGAAAACGAAATGCCTGGCGTACCGACTACATTTATGGCAGGGCAGCGCGGTCGTCAGATGTCGTTGAGTCGTCGTATGTCTAGCGGTGGTATGCGCGATCCGGAGACTTGGTCCACGCGTAGCGTTACCTCATTGCGTCGCATCTCACGTTCGCCATCCAAATCGGATCTCTTTGTGGCCGATATTAATATACCAACCACGCGGACGGAAACACGTTTCGAAATGCGCTCAGCGAGCACAAGTCGTCGCACTTCAAATGTTGATCTTTCACATTTTGCCTCGCATCGTGGAACGCCTGCATTGTTGCTTGCTAGTGTTCCTACATCGCCTACTGGTGATATTTCAAATGGATTTTCGCTTACTTCCGCAccacagctacaacaacagcaggcgCCCAAGCTAACTGCGCCacaattgaatttaattgcaCCCACACCGACGCCGAACACGGATGCTGCCGACATGCGCCCGGACTTCGAGCGTGCCACAGCTTCAAGACAGAGATCGCCTTCGCCGTCGGCAACTGACTACCGTATCGCTAAACCGCCTGTGTCTACGGACTATATGCGTCCGGAGgagaataaagaaaatatgtattatgCGGCAATGGGCGGTGTTATGCCACAGAATCGGCCAATTGATGTGTCCAAGTTTTCCGCTTATGAGGATGAAAGCACAGTGGAATTGCCAGCATTGGCGGTCACCAAACCAGCAACAACTACATGGCGACCTTTTACAAGAGCGCGCTCACCGAAACCTGCACCGGTAGTTGCCCCGCCTACAGCCACCACGACAGATCCTTTACAGGAGGTGGTTAGTGAGTTAGAGAATATAGCGGCCACTAGAAATGTTGAAGACGTGTACGACAACATTCGTATGCAGACAACGCGGCCACCGTCACTCACTGGAGATGAAGTACATCCGCCTTCTTTGCACCCCACCGAAGAAACAAGCATACAAATCGTCAGCGCCATACCCACAGTCGATATCGATAGGCTGGTGCAGAGCGAAACGCAGAAGGCGGTTGAAGCGCGTCTGCGCTCCAAATCACCACCACCGCCATCAGCAAGTAAGCGTGCACAATCCCCGCTTAACGGAATGGACACATTACAGCTGCCGGGCGCTGCTGACGCCACTAACTTCTCGAGCGACCAAACGCGTACAGCGAGTAAGCCCACGCCGTTGAAGCGACAACGTACACCGGAACGTAATATGTCACCGGATGGACGAAAAAAGCCGATGCCAAGTAGTCAACCTTTAGAGGCACAAACTATTGAATTCCATTTCACCGATCTAAACACCGAAGTGCCGCTTCAAGATGCGCCACCCGAAGTGAAACCCACCTACACATCCAGATTCAAATCAATGTTTACATCCAACAAACATCCAGCGGAAGCATCGCAAGTAGTTGAACCAATCTTTACGTCGGAACGTCAAAAATCACCTTCGCCGCTACGTCAGACCTCACCAACACCGCAGCGTGAGAAATCACCTTCCCCAGTGCCTGCAAAATTGATGGGCATGTTTACCAAATCCAAGCCAACACCAATGTCCATCGTCAGTGGTAACTCGGCTGTTGTTACGAAACCACCACAAAAAGAACTAATGTCCGTAAAAGTAACGGAGACTTTCTCATTGAAAGTCGATGAAATGGATCAGTACAATGCACGTCCAAGCAAACCGCCACCAAGTTCGGTGCAGCCCACACCACCGATTACCGCTTACAGCAGTCGCGAGGACTTTTTGAATTCCGAACAAGTTTCCGTTAACATAACGGATGCGTTTGCGCCCGTCGTAATACCCGCAATGAGCCGGGAGCAATTTATGGCTGGAAATAGATCATTTTATAGCAGCGAAATTGATGCGCAATCACGGCGCAGCGAGTCGGAGCTCAATCGCGGCAGTAAGGAACCATCGATAGGTGGCTTAAGCGGTAGTCACTTTCACATACCCAAGGGTACGCTAATTTCGGTACCGATAAATATTGGCGCCGGCAGTAGTGGTGATTTGGGGCAACAATCGTCATCAGCTGATGCGTCACAACGAAGCTTACCACCACGTCCACGTCCACCATCGGCCGACGGGCGGGTAGTAAAATCGAAATTGGTACGTAAATCATCCTTTATGGATGGACGAACTCAGTCGCAGGATCGTGCACAAAAACTGCACGGTTCACATGAAGATTTGTATAGTACGCGTATGACAAAAACCGTTAGTTTCAATTTCGATGAACGTAAATCACGTTTGTCCGAATTCGAAAGTTCCAATCTGTCTCAACAACAAAAAGATAAGAGTGAATTTCTCGAAAGGACATACTTTTCTCG TGATCATGAATATGAACCTATCGCAGCACCCGCCGAAGACGAGCAAGCTGCGGCGCCGCAAACACAAACTGAAAAATCAGATCTCGCACGAAACATTGAGAAGTTGCACGAAGAAATCAAAGACACCGAAGATTTCCAGCGAGATTTGGAGGAGCGTTACTTTAGTTCCGAAGCGACCACGCCACGTACAGAGTCGCGTACTGATTATGAAATACATACTAGTCAAGTTGATTCAAGTGCCTTGGAGGAGCTGCCCTTGAAGCCGGAAAATCGTAAGAAAGGTTTCATGGCTAGCGCACAGGACCGCACACGTAAAATGCAGGCGGGCTTAAAGAATCAAGCCGGCAAAATTAAGACCAAATTACGCACACCTGCCAAGAAACCGGCATCGTCGAGCCCAAAAGCAAAGGAGCGCAAACGTTTTAAGGCACCAGAGTTCtcgaaaattaaaatgccgGAAATTAAACGGCCCGATATGTCAAAACTGAAAGACTTCAAGCGTCCCGAATTCACCAAATTTAATAAGCCTGACatgtcgaaattcaaattacCCGAGAAGTTCACGACGCTGAAGCTTAAAAGGAGTAAGTCCTTTAAGGAGAATGAGACACAGGATGAGGAAATGGAAGTGGCTACACAACAAACAGACGCCGAGCCAAGAGCACAGCCACAAAAGAAAAAGTTCGAATTCAATTTCGGCACCTACCCCAGAGCATTTCGTAAGAAGAAACCGGTGGAGACACAAGCATCACTCGGTACGGATACGGACACGGCGGGAGTCAGTGTAATACCAAGCACTGAAACGCAACCATCACAGGAATCCTCCAATTCACCACAGGGTGATCGCGGTCCCGGTCCTGTGCGGTCGCGTTGGGCTGACAAATTCTCCGATGTCAGCTATAATGATAGCGAGGGTTCACGTTATCGTCGTTATGGCAGTGAACAGGAAAGCTTCGATCGCGAATCATCACTAGAACGCCGTATGAAGGACGATTTGGAAGAGACGGAGAGCGAGGTACAAGAAATGGGTATATTGGGCGGTGTTGCTGATACCAAGCAGTTTGCCGAATTCGATGAGGAGAATCGCGCCATACACGAGATATCGAAAATGCGTGCCGGCGAATTCCGTAGACGTCCGATGGTGCATCAAGACTCCGATCTACGCTCCGAAGACAGCAAAGATGTTGAGGGTTGGACCGAGAAAGAGATTGAAAAGAATAAATTATTACGCAAAGCCGAGTTAGAGGCTGAGGCAAGTTACTTAAAATATCCCTCCGACGATGTATTGCCACAAGAAACGCAATCCACTGCGAGCTCTGGCAAGAAAGTTGTTATGGAAGAAATTGATGACGATGAATTTTTCCTACGCAAACGTGGTGTCTCCGAAGACAACATCGAATTGCGACAGTATATAAGTAATGCGATACGTGAGGGTTACGACAGACCCATAaatacattggaacatgtaggACAAACCAGGGAGAGCATGGAATACAGGGACTATGATATACCACCGCCGAAACCTAAGCGACTACACAAAAGCTATCGGCCACAAGATGTATCGCAAGATTTGGAATCGCAGCGTAGCGAATATGGCGATGATCTGTCGATGTCACAAAATGGCAGCGATTACTTCAATACGCCCAAACGTCCGCTACGTAAGGGACGAAGTCGCAGCAAATACTCTATGGATAGTCAAGATTTTCCCGTAGCTGAGCATATACGACACGAACCATATTTCGACGATGACGAGGAATATTTACGACCGCCACGCAACAGTTACAAAGACCacgaagatgaggtggaaatgAATGACTTGGATATTGTAGGCAAACAGGTCTTCCCAGCCGAGCCAGAGGGTGTTAACGATGGTGTGCCAGCGCCGCAAGCGCCCAGACGTCGCAAACGTGATACGACGCGAGACAATTCATTGGATAAGGATTCGTATATGAACGGTTTCGGTGGTCGATCGGTATCGAATAGTCGTTTACAGCCAACCGACGAT GTAATTGTTTATCGCACTGAACACGAATATCCTATTCCGCTCGCCGAGACCGAAAAATTCGCACCTGCGTTGGAAACTCGCAAGTCTAGAGCAACTAGTCGTTACGACGAAGACGATCGTACGTCACGTGGCGCCGATTCGTTAGGTTACGATGACCACGAGGAAACGCAAGCCGATCGTGAGTCGAATGTGGACAAGGACAAGTACATAATCGACATGATGGAGAACGATGG TTACGCGATCGTCCGAAAGGAGCAATTGCCGAAACCCACGCCACCAGCTCGCCGAAAGAAATTCTCACGTTCGCCCGGCGAGCGCTTTGCCTCCATATCCAGCGGCTCTGCGAAGAGCAGCACGCCGCCACCCGAGCGTCCGCCACCACCCCGCGCCTACACACCGTCCACAATGGAGGAACCAGTGCCGCCGCGCCGCAAATCAGCTACAAGCTTAGAAGTGGCGCCGCAAAT ACTGGAGGACGATTACGAGGAGCCCGAAGCCTTGCAGCAGGAGCGTCCCGAATCACCACGCGACTTGCAGTCTGGTgagattataaataaaatgaaattccgcccattgccaccaccaccacgcCCACCGCGTGAGAAGCGTCAACGCGCCGAAAGTAAAAGCTCAGCGCATAGCGCTTTTGTGTCATTACACGAACGCGACTTCGCCGATGATAAAATTGCGACCTCATCCACTGCGGATAGCTACGATCCGACCGATGTGGATTTGGAAGAGGAAGAAACGCGTCTACCCGAAGTGGAGGTGTCCACGCAAACCGATCCCCTACCAGACGATTTCGAATGCGAAGAGTTCGAAATCACCGAAGATATGCGCATCATCGAGCCGCGTATAAATAACTTGCGTAAGACGTTGGATGAGCTGCTTCGTGAGGAAGAGTTGAAGATTAAAGCTGCCGAAGAGGCGGCCGCGGCACCACTTACAGAAGAGGAGCAACTGACGCGCGGTTTGCAGCGCTTCCGCGATGCGAATCAACGTAGCATGTCGGAGCGTTCGCGTGCGTCGTCGCAAGCCGATCGCTCCAAGTCACAAAGTCGTCCACCAACACCCTCCGCTGTGGTGATCGAAAGACGCATTTCCACACCTATACCCAGTCAACAGGCCGAGACCATGTTGGAGGCCTCATTGATTGTGCGTCCAATTGACGATTTGGATCTCGAGGAGGAAGCCTTACGTAGAGAGGGTCTGCTTACGGATAGCGAGCAGCAGAGTAAATCCGATGTGGAGGCCACCACATCGcatgatgaagaagaagaatcaaaGCATGCAATTAGCGAATATTCAGTCGGACCGAGCTCTGAGGAACTGAATGCCGCGCTGGACGAACTGCGCGCACAAGCAGACAGCAACTATGAGGACGAAAAGGAAGAAGCTGAGTTAAGCGAATATGCTAGTGAATATGAAAAGAGGGCAGAGGAAGGTACGCTGGGTAGAAGTAGTTACGACCGCTATATCGCAGACGAAACTTCTGGAAAGGAGGATGAGGAAGAGCTCGAGTTAGATGTAGCGGAAATGAAAGAAGAACTACTGCAAGATATCCAAACAGACAGTGAGCGGTACGAAGCGTCAACAATTGCTGACGATGATGAGcagaaaatgagcgaaatcgaaGAAGCGCCAACGGAAGAGGAGGATGCACAGAAAATAAGTGAAATCGATGAAGCGCCAACGGAAGAGGAGGACAACGTAGCGCCGACAACAGCTGAAGAAGTGACACCAACCCTTGTACAAGAGAAACACTTCACTTACGAAGATAAGGCTGAAAGTCTAGTAGAAATACGCGACACCACCGATGCGGCTGCAGTGGTAACTGAAGATCGGGAGGAAGCGACGGCATTTGAAGAGCCACCACTACCACCACCGCGACGCAAATCAACCACAGCATTGGAGCTGCCACCGACGCTAGCTTTGGTGGAGGAGACTTCGAAGGAATTAACACCTGTGCCAACATTAGCAGCAGCGCCGCTAGCTCAGGCGCAACCTCAGCTCCCTGCACATTTGGGTGAACTTGAGGTGGAACGCTTACGCGTGCATGCGCTACAAGCCGGACAAATCATGGTCTCACAGCTGCATGGCGCGCAAATATCCGCCGACGAGCTGGAGTGTAAATCGGGCAATTTGATTGTGAAAAATATAGCTTTACCGGATGGTTTCATTGAGGATATTGTGGAGCGTGTGCGCACCACCGATCGCAGTCAGCTATTAACTGTCGAAACACAAACTAGCTTACAAGCGAGCAGCGAAGAACGTTCGCCGGCACGTGAAGTGGTACCGCCACCAAAACCGCCACGTCAACGCGACTTGGAAGGCAGCAAGCGTACAGCGGCCGACACGAGCGACGAGATTGCGCTGCAACAGCTAAGAAATTACGATGAAGAAACACAAACCGATCCGTTGGCGTATCCAACACATATGAACGTCCCACCGCCCGTCTACGCCACAACCGAATATCTGCAGTCATTGCCACCGCTGGGTTTCTATAATCTACGACGCGCCGACGAACCGCCATACAGCGGCAGCGCTGACGGCAACGAAGCCAACGCACAGCAAAGAAGACAACAACCACAtcatcaccatcatcatcatcatcgccaCCACCGCAGATGCGATTCATCATGTTCCGAGTGTGAGGATTATGATGACTTGGGCGAACGTGAGGAGACGCGCTCGCGCTCGCATAGCAGACGTTCGCGCAGCAGCACACGCCCACCAAACGAACCGCAGACCGTAGCCAAAGCGGGCAAACAATTCATGTCGGCCTGTAGCCTATCGTTGGTGCAATTGCTGAACCGCGTAACTGCGGCAATTCGTGGTGCCGAGGCGGACAAGAATGTTGAAGGTCAAGTGCATCATATACCGACATTGCTGGCGCTCTTCGTGGTCATATCGTTCACGTTGGTTGTGTACATGCTTGCGGGCCGCAGCGTACACACACATCATTGGGACTTCTTCAATCCGCCCGGGAGTGGCGCGCGCCAGTCGTAG